The following nucleotide sequence is from Gammaproteobacteria bacterium.
AACCACGAACCCGCGCGCGGTGAGGCGCGATCGTGAACCCATACGCCCTATACTTGGCGCCCTCGACTCAACACGGTTTATGAAAACCATGTCAGCAGACATTGCCCAATACCTCCGGCCCGGATCCACGGTGCAGAGTGAGGATGATGCCGTAATCGCTTTCACACGCCGGGCGATCGGATCGGAAACTGATCCGATTGAGCAGATCCGGCGTTTGTTCTATGCCGTGCGCGACCAGATCCGATACGACCCTTACCAGATAGACCTTTCAACCCAGGGCCTTTGCGCCGCCCGTACCCTGGAAACCGGGCACGGCTGGTGTGTGTCCAAAGCTATCCTGCTGGCTGCTGCCTACCGATCCGTTGGCATTCCTGCGAGCCTTGGATACGCCGACGTCAGAAATCACCTGTCTACTGAAAAGCTAAGACAGCGCATGCAAAGCGATGTCTTCTACTGGCATGGTTATACCTCGATATACGTTGGCGGCAAATGGGTCAAAACGACACCGGCATTCAACATTGAGCTGTGTGAAAAATTCAAACTCAAGCCGCTCGACTTCAACGGGGTCGAAGATTCGATCTATCACCCGTTCGACCTCGAAGGTAACCGGCACATGGAGTATATCAACGACCGTGGTCACTACGTCGAACCACCAATGGACGAAATACGCGCGACCTTCCAGAGTGAATACGCTAATTGGACAGACGGCAACGATACCTTCGGTCGGGATTTTGAATCTGATGTCGATCTGGAGACCCGAAATTAGTCATCTACTTCAACAGCTGCAAGTTCTGAGCAGTCGATAGACGCATCAGCGACAGCCAGGACCCGGTATTTTGCTCTTCGCTATAAACTGTATCAGGCGACCCAAAAAGCTTTTTCTAGATCGTCGAAGTCGGACGCGGGGCCCTCGAACTTGTTACGCCCGAGCTCCAGCACGTAGACATAGTCGGCGATTTGAAGGGCGTAACGAATTTCCTGGTCGACCAGCAGAATAGTCAGGTCATCCTGTTCGGTGAGGACCGTCAGCATCTCGTAAACTTCCTCCGAAAGCATCTTCGACAACCCCGCGGTCGGTTCATCCACCAACAGCATCTTGGGCTCCGCCATCAGGGTGCGACTGATCTCGACCATACGCTGCTGTCCGCCGGACAGCTCTCCTGTGATTTGTTTCCGCTTCTCCTTCAGTACCGGAAAGCGCTCGTAGTTCGCCTCGATCTTCTCCTGGATCTGCTTTCTGTCACGCTTGAAAGTCCAACCGCCGAGTTGCAGGTTTTCCTCGACCGACATGTCCTTGAAGACGCCCGGTTGCTGCGGAATGTAGGCCAGCCCTTTGAGTATTCTCTTGTGTGTGGGTACGTCGACGATGCTTTCACCCTGCAGCAGGATCTCTCCTTCGTTCGGGCGTAGGAAACCGAATACCGCCCTCAGAGCAGTGGACTTACCGACTCCGTTCGCGCCGAGTATGGCAGTGATCTGGTTCTTGCGGGCCTTGATATTGAGGTCCTGAAGAATGTTCAGGTCCTTGTAGTACCCGACATACAGGTTACGGGTTTCGAGTACCACTTCTTCGCTGTGCTCAGCCATGGTTGGTATCCGTCTGTATCTTGGTTGACTGCCCTGTACCTGTGTGATCTTCCTCGGCTCCGAGATACGCCTCGATCACGACCGGATCGACCTTCACCTTCTCCGGCGTATCATCCGCAATCAGGTCGCCGTAGTTCAGCACCAGCAGGCGCCTACAGAGAGAAAATATAGAATCCATCTGATGACTGATGATGATGATCGCGGTACCATTCTCGTTGACCCGGCGAATGTACCCATAAATGATCTCCAACAGCCGGGGATGTACCCCCGCAAACGGCTCATCCAGGATGATGATGTTGGGATCCAGCATCAGCAGTCGTCCCAGCTCCAGTAGTTTCTGTTGACCGCCAGAGAGCGCACGGGCGTATTCGTTTCGAAGATGGCCTAGGGTCAGAAACTCCAGCACTTCCATGGCTCGCTCGTGGATCTCGACGGTTCGCTGACTCTTGCCCAGCGCCAGTGCGGGCACGTAGAGGTTTTCGAGCACCGTCATCCTGCGGAATGACCGCGTGATCTGGAAAGTGCGTCCAAGTCCGACATTCGCCACTTGAAACGGTGCCAGCTGGTCGATACGGGTACCGTTCAGGTACACCGTACCGCTGTTGGGCTTGACCGCACCGTCCAGGACATTGGTCAGGGTGGTTTTCCCGGCCCCGTTGGGACCGATCAGGCCGATCATCTCTGGCCCCTTGATCTCGAAAGAGACGTCCTTTAGCACTTGGTTTCCGCCAAAACGCTTGTTAAGTCGTGTAACAGAAAGCTCGATCACCGTGAACCCCCCACCGGCCGGGCTGGTACAGCATCGGCATCGTCTTTAGTTCGTTGAGCTATCGTCTCGCCCGCAACGTGGCTGCGCGTGAAATAATCGATGAGCGGTGGTAGCAACCCGTTCCTGGAAAAGCGCAGCGTCAGCATCAGCACTGCGCCGAAGAAAACGAGTCGCCATATCGTCATGTCAATTTCCACGCCGCCGATATTAAAACTGGTGCGCAACATTTCCAGGGTGAACTCGATCAGGATCGCGCCAATGGCGGCGGCCACGAAATTTTCCACGCCACCGATGACGGCCATTGAAACCACCAGACTCATCTGCAGGATCATCAGGTTATTCGGTGTGATAATGGTGACGTAGTGTGCCTGCACAGCACCTGCGGCCGCCGCCATCATCGACGTGATCACAAAAACCAGCACCTTGTACCGCGTAGTGTTCACACCGAGGGCTGCCGCAGCGTCCTCGTCTTCTCTGAGCGCACGGACAAACAGGCCAAAGCGGGACCGTGACAGCCAAGTCATCAGCGCAAGGCACCCCAGCAGGAGGAAAAACATAACGAAGTACGGTGGTATCTTGTCCGTCTTAGTGAAAACGTACCCGAAAATGGTGATACCGTTTTCGAACAAGCTGGGCAGCTCGATCCCGGCCTGGCCCCGGGTGATCATAATCTCTGCGCTGATAGTCGCACGCAGAATCTCGGAAAAACCGAGGGTGAAAAGCGCAAGGTACGCCGCCCGCAGGCGCAGAACCAACAATCCGATCAATAGACCGAATATGCCTCCAACCAGGCTGCCCAATATCACACCCAGCCATACCGGCATCGGTTTGACTTCGACCGACCCGTTCCAGTTGTCCATCGCCTGCGACAAACAGTCCTGGGTCAGTGTGGTCGAGGTCACCCCGATCGGGTTCTTGATGATGAGGTAACTGTCACCGAACGCAAATTCGGTGCACAGTCCGGTCGGTTCGGGGGAAATAAAGATGTAGTGGCAGAACAGCGCCGTGGTGTAGGCGCCGAGACCCGTGAATGCCATGTGGCCAAATGAAAACTGCCCGGCGTAGCCCGCAAGCATGGACCAGCTGGAAGCCAGTATGGCGTAAAAGAAACCGATGATGCAGATGTGCATTATATAGTCGTAGTCGCCACCGCTGTAGAAGAACGGGAAGGCGGTAAAGAACAGCACGATGGCGAGCCCAATCGCCGAGGGCACGTGTTGCTTTTTCAAAACTTTCCGTGCGCCCCGCTAGCAAAACGTCTGCCGAAAAGGCCCGTTGGCCTGAGCAGCAGCATTAGGATGAGCACAATCATCCCGTAGGCGGGAATATAGGAGGTCGCTTTTTGTGGACTGGGCACACAGCCAGTCCCTGCCGCTTCGACGAGGCCTACGATGATTCCGCCGATGAAGGC
It contains:
- a CDS encoding ABC transporter ATP-binding protein — its product is MIELSVTRLNKRFGGNQVLKDVSFEIKGPEMIGLIGPNGAGKTTLTNVLDGAVKPNSGTVYLNGTRIDQLAPFQVANVGLGRTFQITRSFRRMTVLENLYVPALALGKSQRTVEIHERAMEVLEFLTLGHLRNEYARALSGGQQKLLELGRLLMLDPNIIILDEPFAGVHPRLLEIIYGYIRRVNENGTAIIIISHQMDSIFSLCRRLLVLNYGDLIADDTPEKVKVDPVVIEAYLGAEEDHTGTGQSTKIQTDTNHG
- a CDS encoding branched-chain amino acid ABC transporter permease, whose translation is MKKQHVPSAIGLAIVLFFTAFPFFYSGGDYDYIMHICIIGFFYAILASSWSMLAGYAGQFSFGHMAFTGLGAYTTALFCHYIFISPEPTGLCTEFAFGDSYLIIKNPIGVTSTTLTQDCLSQAMDNWNGSVEVKPMPVWLGVILGSLVGGIFGLLIGLLVLRLRAAYLALFTLGFSEILRATISAEIMITRGQAGIELPSLFENGITIFGYVFTKTDKIPPYFVMFFLLLGCLALMTWLSRSRFGLFVRALREDEDAAAALGVNTTRYKVLVFVITSMMAAAAGAVQAHYVTIITPNNLMILQMSLVVSMAVIGGVENFVAAAIGAILIEFTLEMLRTSFNIGGVEIDMTIWRLVFFGAVLMLTLRFSRNGLLPPLIDYFTRSHVAGETIAQRTKDDADAVPARPVGGSR
- a CDS encoding transglutaminase-like domain-containing protein, whose protein sequence is MKTMSADIAQYLRPGSTVQSEDDAVIAFTRRAIGSETDPIEQIRRLFYAVRDQIRYDPYQIDLSTQGLCAARTLETGHGWCVSKAILLAAAYRSVGIPASLGYADVRNHLSTEKLRQRMQSDVFYWHGYTSIYVGGKWVKTTPAFNIELCEKFKLKPLDFNGVEDSIYHPFDLEGNRHMEYINDRGHYVEPPMDEIRATFQSEYANWTDGNDTFGRDFESDVDLETRN
- a CDS encoding ABC transporter ATP-binding protein, with protein sequence MAEHSEEVVLETRNLYVGYYKDLNILQDLNIKARKNQITAILGANGVGKSTALRAVFGFLRPNEGEILLQGESIVDVPTHKRILKGLAYIPQQPGVFKDMSVEENLQLGGWTFKRDRKQIQEKIEANYERFPVLKEKRKQITGELSGGQQRMVEISRTLMAEPKMLLVDEPTAGLSKMLSEEVYEMLTVLTEQDDLTILLVDQEIRYALQIADYVYVLELGRNKFEGPASDFDDLEKAFWVA